In Treponema sp. OMZ 798, the following proteins share a genomic window:
- a CDS encoding RluA family pseudouridine synthase translates to MSKENKIFYIGEDDSGRRLDRVIRKFLGKMPLSGVYSAMRRGKIRVNGKKENGAYLTQKGDEITMDLSLFDLTDNPAMAEINSSTLCKNKSLKGTEKPDVLLKTDDLLFINKRRGELVHGEKSLCESVTKYFPPKEKSLSFKTGALHRLDKGTSGILTFSQSLRGAQAFSKALQEGKIGKFYLGITEGKPALNEFKSKIDGKECLCLIKILDFSQEENLSLVLFNLITGRKHQIRIQCSQFGTPLLNDKKYGSKQKKVFSEDLSKNTYFLHAYKLSFKEAFFDDLPKEITAPLPENFRRAVKTLFKADLTNLKT, encoded by the coding sequence ATGAGCAAAGAAAATAAGATTTTTTATATAGGTGAAGACGATTCAGGCCGGAGATTGGACCGCGTAATACGGAAATTTTTAGGAAAGATGCCTCTCTCTGGTGTATATTCGGCAATGCGCAGAGGAAAGATAAGAGTCAACGGTAAAAAAGAAAACGGAGCCTACTTAACTCAAAAAGGCGATGAAATAACTATGGATTTAAGCCTATTTGATCTAACGGACAACCCTGCCATGGCTGAAATAAATTCTTCAACTTTATGTAAAAATAAATCCCTAAAAGGGACTGAAAAACCGGATGTCCTATTAAAAACCGATGACCTGCTCTTTATAAATAAAAGAAGAGGAGAGCTTGTACATGGAGAAAAAAGCCTTTGTGAGTCCGTCACAAAATATTTTCCGCCTAAAGAAAAAAGCCTCTCGTTTAAAACAGGTGCACTGCATAGACTGGATAAGGGTACAAGCGGAATCCTAACCTTTTCGCAAAGCCTAAGGGGAGCTCAAGCCTTTTCAAAGGCCCTGCAAGAAGGGAAGATAGGTAAATTCTACTTAGGAATAACGGAGGGCAAACCGGCCTTAAACGAATTTAAAAGCAAAATCGACGGAAAAGAATGTCTTTGCCTCATAAAAATCCTTGATTTTTCACAAGAAGAAAATTTAAGCCTTGTACTCTTTAATCTTATAACCGGAAGGAAGCACCAAATAAGAATACAATGCTCCCAATTCGGCACTCCCCTTTTAAACGATAAAAAATACGGCTCAAAACAAAAAAAAGTATTTTCCGAAGATTTGTCGAAAAATACCTACTTTTTACACGCTTATAAATTGAGTTTTAAAGAAGCTTTTTTTGATGACTTGCCTAAAGAGATTACCGCCCCCCTTCCCGAAAACTTTAGGAGGGCGGTTAAAACTTTATTTAAGGCAGATTTGACAAACTTAAAAACTTAA
- a CDS encoding methyl-accepting chemotaxis protein: protein MEKVNAIIPPPPKKILVFDLFTNLGWIAGNFFTSIFVGSSTNLRAVVSSKAFIIGMLIAVLSPIIKQKLFFPAIINWEENPEKAKKNILRYETFLLVIPLLFTASVPLISLEVGIIGETGLFLSSLFSTIGNIFLLGTIFSSSTIRAFERWVSFIPVEEEFLSFSMIKKITIASITCIIAVILLVLAPIVRYENQNIYERLISSVLPLFIYSLVLSVLSLGIIVKSIEVRIFLIQRIVKDLADGNYKRDPVASWNRDEIALLLVDIGKLLSFNKTFIRDLNESVGLSGDTAEFLSENMDKTSEAVRKITDNISSARHHIQDQSSGVVKMQGTLKQMASGIEKLGKNIESQSAAVTESVATIEEMVSNIQSVTRTVKENVDSIEKLNASAESGNQAVSTAHTIAKNITDDSEGLLEASNVIQHIASQTNLLAMNAAIEAAHAGESGKGFAVVADEIRKLAEESSVQGKTITTVLNNLKAKIEELNSAAETTEIQFAEIMKILSTVNDGSSSIMHAMTEQSSGSSQVLDAVKEISDITYDVKNGSLEILKGNTEVSKEIAKLVEISQMIDQGMSGIGSDTGQINEIITQVSEISGKNKEAVAKVMKYLSKLSF, encoded by the coding sequence ATGGAAAAAGTTAATGCAATTATTCCCCCTCCGCCAAAAAAGATTTTAGTGTTTGATCTATTTACCAACCTCGGGTGGATTGCCGGTAATTTTTTTACTTCTATTTTTGTAGGAAGTTCTACTAATTTGAGGGCTGTTGTAAGCTCAAAGGCCTTTATAATCGGTATGCTGATTGCCGTTTTAAGTCCTATCATAAAACAAAAACTGTTTTTTCCTGCGATTATAAATTGGGAAGAAAATCCCGAAAAAGCAAAAAAAAATATATTAAGGTATGAAACCTTTTTATTAGTTATCCCCTTGCTGTTTACCGCTTCCGTGCCGCTTATCTCTTTGGAGGTTGGAATTATTGGCGAAACCGGTTTGTTTTTGTCCTCTCTTTTTAGTACCATAGGGAATATATTCTTGCTGGGTACTATATTTTCATCAAGTACCATTAGAGCTTTTGAAAGATGGGTTTCCTTTATTCCCGTTGAAGAAGAATTCTTATCGTTTTCGATGATAAAAAAAATTACTATTGCAAGTATAACCTGTATTATCGCGGTCATCCTCCTTGTACTTGCTCCCATTGTCCGTTATGAAAATCAAAATATTTATGAAAGGCTTATAAGTTCCGTTTTACCCCTGTTTATTTACAGTTTGGTTTTATCGGTGCTAAGTTTGGGAATAATAGTAAAATCTATTGAAGTTCGAATTTTTTTGATTCAAAGAATAGTAAAGGATTTGGCTGACGGAAATTATAAGAGGGACCCTGTTGCAAGCTGGAACAGGGATGAGATAGCTCTTTTACTGGTAGATATCGGTAAGCTTTTGAGTTTTAACAAAACTTTTATAAGGGATCTTAATGAAAGCGTAGGCCTTTCAGGGGACACGGCCGAGTTTCTTTCTGAAAACATGGATAAAACCTCTGAGGCTGTCAGAAAGATAACCGATAATATTTCTTCTGCCAGACATCATATCCAAGATCAATCTTCAGGTGTTGTAAAGATGCAGGGAACCTTAAAACAAATGGCCTCAGGTATAGAAAAATTAGGAAAAAATATCGAAAGCCAATCTGCAGCCGTTACTGAATCTGTTGCAACAATAGAAGAAATGGTTTCCAATATTCAGTCCGTAACAAGAACCGTAAAAGAGAATGTCGACTCCATCGAAAAATTAAACGCTTCTGCCGAATCCGGAAATCAAGCCGTTTCGACAGCACACACGATAGCAAAAAATATTACCGATGATTCCGAAGGCCTTTTGGAGGCTTCCAATGTTATTCAGCATATCGCAAGTCAAACAAACCTTCTCGCAATGAATGCGGCTATTGAGGCGGCTCATGCGGGAGAGTCCGGAAAGGGTTTTGCCGTAGTTGCCGATGAAATCAGAAAGCTGGCTGAAGAGTCCAGTGTGCAGGGTAAAACGATTACAACCGTATTAAATAATCTCAAAGCCAAGATTGAAGAGCTTAACTCAGCCGCCGAGACTACTGAGATTCAATTTGCCGAAATAATGAAAATACTTTCGACGGTAAATGACGGAAGCAGCTCTATAATGCATGCTATGACAGAGCAAAGTTCGGGAAGCAGCCAAGTCTTGGATGCCGTAAAAGAGATAAGCGATATAACTTATGACGTAAAAAACGGCTCCTTGGAGATACTGAAAGGGAATACCGAGGTCAGCAAAGAAATTGCAAAGCTGGTAGAAATTTCTCAAATGATAGACCAAGGAATGAGCGGTATAGGAAGCGATACCGGACAAATAAATGAAATTATAACTCAGGTAAGCGAAATAAGCGGAAAAAACAAGGAGGCCGTCGCCAAGGTTATGAAGTACCTGTCTAAGTTAAGTTTTTAA
- a CDS encoding IS5 family transposase — MKQKGLFDEEDRLRVLSKLGDSLEKLNEKINWEIFKPLLKKALTKESKGLGGRPAYDYVMMFKIIILQKLYNISDDQTEYQINDRLSFMRFLGLELKDKVPDSKTIWLFKEKLIEARVSKKLFEKFGKELARNNLIGKEGTIIDATIVEAPIQHNSKDENEQIKNGKIPEQWQEKQNKAKLSQKDCDARWTKKHKRNYYGYKDHIKIDKKSKLILKATVTAANVHDSRELKNLIEREDERLYADSAYIGEEIDRILKAKGIEGQICERGARGKPLSKKQKIGNRKKSKIRARVEHVFGFMTNSMKGIYVRTIGLARATFSIIMMNLTYNLCRYCYLKK; from the coding sequence ATGAAACAAAAAGGATTATTTGATGAAGAAGATCGTTTAAGAGTATTAAGCAAGTTAGGAGATAGTCTTGAAAAATTAAACGAAAAAATAAATTGGGAAATATTCAAACCCCTATTAAAAAAAGCATTAACCAAAGAGTCAAAAGGTTTAGGCGGAAGACCTGCATACGATTATGTAATGATGTTTAAAATAATAATCTTACAAAAATTATACAACATAAGTGATGATCAAACGGAATATCAAATAAACGATCGGCTATCCTTTATGAGATTTTTAGGATTGGAATTAAAAGATAAAGTACCCGATTCAAAAACAATATGGCTTTTTAAAGAAAAACTCATTGAAGCGAGAGTATCAAAAAAGTTATTTGAAAAGTTTGGAAAAGAATTAGCTAGGAATAACTTAATAGGAAAAGAGGGAACGATAATAGATGCGACAATAGTAGAAGCTCCGATACAGCATAACAGCAAAGATGAAAATGAACAAATTAAAAACGGAAAAATTCCTGAACAATGGCAAGAAAAACAAAATAAGGCAAAATTATCGCAAAAAGACTGTGATGCGAGGTGGACAAAGAAGCATAAACGTAATTATTACGGTTATAAAGATCATATAAAAATAGATAAAAAAAGTAAGCTTATATTGAAAGCGACGGTAACAGCAGCCAATGTTCATGATAGTAGAGAGTTAAAAAATTTGATTGAAAGGGAAGATGAAAGATTATACGCAGATAGTGCCTATATAGGAGAAGAAATAGACAGGATTTTAAAAGCGAAAGGAATAGAAGGGCAAATTTGTGAAAGAGGAGCAAGAGGGAAACCTCTTAGTAAAAAACAAAAAATCGGTAACAGAAAAAAATCAAAAATACGGGCGAGAGTCGAACATGTATTTGGCTTTATGACAAACTCAATGAAAGGTATATATGTAAGAACGATAGGATTAGCTCGTGCAACATTTTCGATAATAATGATGAACTTAACATACAACTTATGCCGATATTGCTATCTAAAGAAATAA
- a CDS encoding RnfABCDGE type electron transport complex subunit D → MKSYSNLSLTAAPFVYTRLPVFRINIAVLSLLGIQILILALTADFYALLNIVTAVMGVLFVENLLRYLASSKLSLSLDMIISGLLIGFFMPTGIGFIFVFILSAFSVFIVKTMFGGTGRNWLNPVAFAVCAAYISRPEAFPPLISDFSLLSEKGSFFAVMEANGLIKLKTDFTVTSALNSLLLHGVGVTLPEGYISLFLNSTSSIPAFRYNIVTLMSSIILFSIRAADYILPAFFLAAYALLVWIFGMVPVLNIYFTGDILSAVLTGGVLFAAFFVMTEPASSPKTKYGKAMSGFFTGVFAFFICAHGASPAGIFFAIILGNIISPLIERLEIKIQAKKRSLYE, encoded by the coding sequence ATGAAATCTTATTCTAACCTGTCTTTGACGGCTGCTCCCTTTGTGTATACGCGTCTTCCGGTTTTTAGAATTAATATTGCCGTTTTATCTCTTTTAGGTATCCAAATTTTAATTTTAGCTCTGACTGCCGACTTTTATGCTCTTTTAAATATTGTCACTGCCGTTATGGGCGTATTATTTGTAGAAAATTTACTTAGATACTTAGCTTCCTCTAAACTAAGCTTATCCCTCGATATGATAATTTCCGGCTTGTTGATAGGTTTTTTTATGCCTACAGGTATAGGCTTTATCTTTGTTTTTATTTTAAGTGCTTTTTCTGTTTTTATTGTAAAAACCATGTTTGGAGGAACGGGGCGAAATTGGTTAAATCCGGTTGCCTTTGCGGTATGCGCTGCATATATTTCCAGACCGGAGGCCTTTCCTCCGCTGATCTCAGACTTTTCACTCTTAAGTGAAAAAGGCAGTTTTTTTGCAGTGATGGAAGCAAACGGCCTTATAAAACTTAAAACGGATTTTACGGTTACCTCTGCTCTTAATTCCCTCTTATTACACGGGGTAGGCGTAACCCTTCCTGAAGGCTATATAAGCCTCTTTTTAAATTCTACATCATCAATACCCGCTTTCCGTTACAATATAGTTACACTGATGTCGTCGATAATATTGTTTTCTATCAGGGCCGCAGATTATATTCTCCCGGCGTTTTTTTTGGCAGCCTATGCTCTTTTAGTTTGGATCTTCGGTATGGTGCCCGTTTTAAATATTTATTTTACCGGAGATATATTGTCTGCCGTTTTAACTGGCGGTGTTTTATTTGCAGCATTTTTTGTTATGACGGAACCCGCATCTTCTCCCAAAACCAAATACGGAAAGGCTATGAGCGGATTTTTTACAGGCGTTTTTGCCTTTTTTATATGTGCCCATGGAGCATCGCCTGCAGGAATTTTCTTTGCCATAATTCTAGGCAATATTATTTCTCCTCTTATCGAAAGGCTTGAGATAAAAATACAGGCAAAAAAAAGGAGCCTTTATGAATAA
- a CDS encoding SLBB domain-containing protein, with protein MTEFLRFKRGKEVLEYPKLPASFEGNAFLPQRAFIPIAFDSKKPPETLVMRGETVKEGQIIARTEEPFSVGIYSSIPGILYDFVDFTLPDGKLIHAAAVKLEGAFDILGRPSADYPWRTSSHSEIIRAIGYSGILNTADLSALPLIYQVRNALKKGNADIYINLFDKDPSSGIDSILFDSFFEEVAEGLGIMAKILNAASVTCIHKLMKKDLFKLEKISETCEPFCKVKFINASNDYPFVQNNYFANKENPFLIDIPTAMYTYEVVRTNNPITSVYVLVTGKAINEPKVLKVKIGTPIGNLIEECGGFKTMPAQIILNGLIGGLSADTLDIPVTSTLKSIHIPGKDSIKKHSIEECINCGLCFSSCPLYLEPKKIVKSIEAEDLNEDIVKQIKICSGCACCSACCPSRIPLCSIILEMSKKIKKGSIL; from the coding sequence ATGACGGAATTTTTAAGATTTAAACGGGGTAAAGAAGTTTTAGAATACCCTAAGCTGCCTGCCTCGTTTGAAGGAAATGCCTTTTTGCCTCAAAGGGCCTTTATACCTATAGCCTTTGATTCTAAAAAGCCGCCGGAAACCCTTGTTATGAGGGGGGAGACCGTAAAAGAAGGTCAAATTATCGCCCGTACCGAGGAACCTTTTTCGGTAGGCATATACTCTTCTATTCCCGGAATCTTGTATGACTTTGTTGACTTCACCCTTCCTGACGGAAAGCTCATTCATGCTGCAGCCGTAAAACTTGAAGGGGCTTTTGATATTCTCGGCCGGCCCTCTGCCGATTATCCGTGGAGAACTTCTTCTCATTCCGAAATTATAAGGGCAATAGGTTATTCGGGAATTTTAAATACGGCCGATCTTTCGGCATTGCCCCTTATTTATCAGGTAAGAAATGCTTTAAAAAAGGGAAATGCCGATATCTATATAAACCTCTTCGATAAAGATCCATCTTCGGGTATCGACTCAATCCTGTTTGATAGTTTTTTTGAAGAGGTTGCAGAGGGGCTGGGTATAATGGCTAAGATTCTCAATGCAGCTTCGGTAACCTGTATTCATAAGCTGATGAAAAAAGATCTTTTTAAGTTGGAAAAAATTTCGGAAACTTGTGAACCTTTTTGTAAGGTAAAATTTATAAATGCATCTAATGATTATCCCTTTGTTCAAAATAATTATTTTGCAAATAAGGAAAATCCTTTTTTGATAGATATTCCTACAGCTATGTATACATACGAGGTTGTAAGAACAAACAACCCTATTACCTCCGTTTATGTTCTTGTAACAGGTAAGGCTATCAATGAGCCCAAGGTCTTAAAGGTTAAGATCGGTACGCCTATAGGAAATCTTATAGAAGAGTGCGGAGGCTTTAAGACCATGCCGGCACAAATTATATTGAACGGGCTTATCGGCGGTTTATCTGCCGATACTTTGGATATACCCGTAACAAGTACCTTAAAATCGATTCATATACCGGGGAAGGATAGTATAAAAAAACACTCCATAGAAGAGTGTATAAATTGCGGTTTATGTTTTAGTTCTTGTCCTCTTTATTTGGAACCTAAAAAAATAGTCAAATCCATTGAAGCTGAGGACTTAAACGAGGATATTGTAAAGCAAATAAAGATTTGCAGCGGCTGTGCTTGTTGTTCCGCCTGCTGTCCTTCAAGAATTCCCCTTTGCTCCATTATTTTAGAGATGTCAAAAAAAATTAAAAAAGGAAGTATTCTATGA
- a CDS encoding P-loop NTPase, which yields MQIIPIASGKGGVGKSLIAANLAIALGQAGKRVVLADLDLGASNLHLVLGIQGRKNGIGTFLTKAAEFKDIIIETEYENVRFIPGDSEIPGFAALKIYQRNSLVKELLKLEADFLVLDLGAGTHLGILDFFLLSPQGIIITSPSVTSTLDAYVFLKNIVFRMMCSSFPAKSKGGIFFEKLKNDVPGMQRLYIPSITQELMSLDPENTNKFLNKFSHFKPRIIMNMMDDPKDAEKAMKIRRSAKQYLNIDLEHLGVIYTDAVQDKALSSRLPVLRYKPQSMISQAIYRIADKLIQSEAENYSGEDFQEFSDYSFMSAEAEAETDFKSKMEYLDDLIGGEVLSSGEMSEIIKSQQFEINVLRNENLLLKTKIAKALKQGFKV from the coding sequence ATGCAAATAATTCCTATTGCCAGCGGAAAGGGCGGTGTAGGTAAGAGTCTTATAGCTGCAAATCTTGCAATTGCATTGGGGCAGGCAGGTAAGAGGGTAGTGTTGGCAGACCTTGATTTAGGAGCTTCAAACCTTCACTTGGTTTTAGGTATTCAAGGACGCAAAAACGGCATAGGTACTTTTTTAACAAAGGCTGCCGAATTTAAAGATATAATAATCGAAACAGAGTATGAAAATGTAAGGTTTATCCCGGGCGATTCCGAAATTCCCGGATTTGCCGCCTTAAAAATATATCAGCGAAACTCTTTGGTAAAAGAGCTGTTAAAGCTTGAAGCCGATTTTTTGGTTTTGGATTTAGGAGCAGGTACTCACCTGGGTATCTTAGACTTTTTTTTACTATCCCCTCAGGGAATCATAATTACCTCTCCTTCAGTAACCTCAACCCTCGATGCCTATGTTTTTTTAAAAAATATTGTGTTTAGAATGATGTGTTCTTCATTCCCTGCAAAATCTAAGGGCGGTATATTTTTTGAAAAACTAAAAAATGATGTTCCCGGTATGCAGCGCCTTTATATTCCTTCAATAACCCAAGAATTGATGTCCTTGGACCCCGAAAATACTAATAAATTTTTAAATAAATTTTCACATTTTAAGCCGCGCATTATAATGAACATGATGGATGATCCAAAGGATGCTGAAAAAGCTATGAAGATACGCCGTTCTGCAAAGCAGTACCTTAATATTGACCTTGAGCATCTTGGGGTAATATACACGGATGCCGTTCAGGATAAGGCTCTTTCTTCAAGACTTCCGGTACTCAGGTACAAACCTCAGTCCATGATTTCTCAGGCTATATACCGAATAGCCGATAAACTTATTCAATCTGAAGCCGAAAATTATAGTGGAGAAGACTTTCAAGAATTTTCAGATTATTCTTTTATGTCGGCTGAAGCTGAGGCTGAAACGGATTTTAAGTCTAAGATGGAATATTTGGATGACTTGATAGGAGGAGAGGTCTTGTCTTCGGGTGAAATGAGCGAAATTATAAAATCTCAGCAATTTGAGATAAATGTGCTAAGGAATGAAAATTTATTGTTAAAAACAAAAATAGCAAAGGCTCTTAAGCAGGGCTTTAAAGTATAG
- a CDS encoding divergent PAP2 family protein, whose amino-acid sequence MLETMYKTQWSLFFSNPIFLSAITSWMMSQVIKTIFALFNASIKTPIDFVELVLWRTGGMPSSHSALVASLTVSIGIRQGFDSDLFIFALFMAIIVIRDAVGVRRSSGLQAKALNDLGSKFAENNEGYHFRAVREIQGLKPVEAVAGIILGIITSILFAYFG is encoded by the coding sequence ATGTTGGAAACGATGTATAAAACGCAATGGAGCCTCTTTTTTTCTAATCCGATTTTTTTGTCGGCTATAACAAGCTGGATGATGAGTCAGGTTATAAAGACTATTTTTGCATTATTCAATGCCTCAATAAAAACCCCTATTGATTTTGTAGAACTGGTGCTTTGGCGTACTGGAGGCATGCCTTCAAGCCATTCCGCTCTTGTAGCGTCTTTAACGGTAAGCATAGGTATAAGGCAGGGATTTGACTCGGATCTGTTTATTTTTGCTTTGTTCATGGCAATTATAGTTATACGGGATGCCGTGGGCGTAAGAAGATCCAGCGGTTTGCAGGCTAAGGCCTTAAACGATCTAGGTTCAAAATTTGCCGAAAACAATGAGGGGTATCACTTTAGGGCCGTAAGAGAAATCCAAGGCCTCAAGCCCGTTGAAGCAGTTGCCGGCATTATTCTTGGTATAATCACATCAATATTATTTGCTTATTTTGGATAA
- a CDS encoding alpha-amylase/4-alpha-glucanotransferase domain-containing protein has protein sequence MEKNSKKKLEICFAVHADYNVIDEFSKEDYTQDYKDFFSNLYSSPSIPFTLVFSGRFLEWIQRKNPSFFDVIYEMHNRKQVEILGNAFYEPFISMIPSSDLIGQIEYMTDTLRKHSYKRPRGMYLPYFAWNPNVLSNLQKCGMEYCLLDSRFFIKAGLNAFAPVCMEDGGKILFGIPSTYEFENTDLQPAAFYDFLCNYASVVTETSVVVFLSRETAVRFLDKSKDKKSWMEEFFERVSSPDSVISLTHTGQILKNKRIYQKGFISSNAIFSNQLVNTSVKQLLANKPNVYAMYAKMIYVHSLVNQVRGDKARKNNSSLDLWKAESGILFNLDCKHKKYNRDLRQYCYRNLLLAEKQTRIPGVFADSLTSLDFDLDGVKEFISQREHLNMYIHAMGGKIFEMDVFSAYKNYADICSEETGLFVDHLISSDELEIIKKGDFKTAVAKPVFCENLYQDVKFDRVKFELLMKTEGSFRSFNQLVSLRKQYSFNDQGVQVQYILKNESPFNLSAYFMVEIDLSVSPVEKKLPNVSVYADDQKYEASQEKNTFSKVSWIQINEPEGKTVFTIESNEAAECIILPIYEKIPEAKNPIMGIRNLFFWKVDLNSGFETEKLLFFKVDAKKSGKEK, from the coding sequence GTGGAAAAGAACAGTAAAAAAAAGTTGGAGATATGTTTTGCCGTTCATGCAGACTATAACGTAATTGATGAGTTTTCAAAAGAAGATTATACTCAAGACTACAAAGATTTTTTTTCAAACTTATATTCTTCTCCGTCTATTCCCTTTACCCTTGTCTTTAGCGGCAGATTTTTGGAATGGATACAGCGTAAAAATCCCTCTTTTTTCGATGTTATTTACGAAATGCACAATAGAAAACAAGTCGAAATTCTGGGAAATGCCTTTTATGAGCCCTTTATTTCGATGATTCCCTCATCGGACCTCATAGGTCAGATAGAGTACATGACGGATACTTTGCGCAAACATTCTTACAAAAGACCCCGCGGCATGTATCTGCCCTATTTTGCATGGAATCCCAATGTTCTTTCCAATTTACAAAAATGCGGAATGGAGTATTGCCTGCTTGATTCCCGTTTTTTTATTAAGGCCGGTTTAAATGCCTTTGCTCCGGTTTGTATGGAAGACGGCGGAAAAATATTATTCGGTATTCCTTCTACCTATGAATTTGAAAATACCGATTTACAGCCGGCTGCCTTTTATGACTTTTTATGCAATTATGCAAGTGTGGTTACCGAGACAAGCGTTGTAGTATTCTTATCAAGGGAAACGGCTGTTAGATTTTTGGATAAATCAAAGGATAAAAAATCGTGGATGGAGGAATTTTTTGAACGTGTTTCTTCTCCCGACTCCGTTATCTCGCTCACTCATACCGGGCAAATACTTAAAAACAAAAGGATATATCAAAAAGGTTTTATATCCTCAAATGCAATATTTTCAAATCAGCTTGTAAACACTTCCGTAAAGCAGCTTTTAGCAAATAAGCCCAACGTCTATGCCATGTACGCAAAGATGATCTATGTGCATAGTCTTGTAAATCAGGTCCGGGGCGATAAGGCCCGTAAAAACAACTCCTCATTGGATTTGTGGAAGGCTGAAAGCGGAATACTTTTTAATTTGGATTGTAAGCATAAAAAATATAATAGGGATTTAAGGCAGTACTGCTACCGAAATTTGCTTTTAGCCGAAAAACAGACACGAATTCCCGGTGTTTTTGCAGATTCTTTAACCAGTTTGGATTTTGATCTGGATGGTGTCAAAGAGTTTATATCTCAGCGGGAGCATCTTAATATGTATATTCACGCCATGGGCGGGAAGATTTTTGAGATGGATGTATTTTCCGCCTATAAAAATTATGCAGATATTTGTTCCGAAGAGACCGGCCTGTTTGTAGATCATCTTATATCTTCGGATGAGCTTGAGATAATTAAAAAGGGTGATTTTAAGACTGCCGTTGCCAAGCCTGTTTTTTGCGAAAATCTTTATCAGGATGTGAAATTCGACAGGGTTAAATTTGAACTTTTAATGAAAACTGAAGGAAGTTTCCGCAGCTTTAATCAGTTAGTATCCTTGCGTAAACAATACAGCTTTAATGATCAGGGAGTGCAAGTTCAATATATTTTAAAAAATGAAAGCCCCTTTAATCTTTCGGCTTATTTTATGGTGGAGATAGATCTCTCTGTGAGCCCTGTTGAAAAAAAACTTCCGAATGTTTCTGTTTATGCAGATGATCAAAAATATGAGGCCTCTCAAGAAAAAAATACCTTTTCAAAGGTATCTTGGATTCAAATAAACGAACCTGAAGGAAAAACAGTCTTCACAATAGAATCGAATGAGGCTGCAGAGTGTATTATTCTTCCCATATACGAAAAAATTCCTGAGGCAAAAAATCCTATTATGGGAATAAGAAATCTGTTTTTTTGGAAGGTCGATTTAAATTCCGGATTTGAAACGGAAAAGCTTCTTTTCTTTAAAGTGGATGCAAAAAAATCGGGAAAAGAAAAATAA